A window of the Mauremys reevesii isolate NIE-2019 linkage group 26, ASM1616193v1, whole genome shotgun sequence genome harbors these coding sequences:
- the SMIM24 gene encoding small integral membrane protein 24 isoform X2 produces MSPLRAPLFFLLFIAASQAQDGAVQGTTTGSRTLQPWLVGLTAVMVFLFVVVVLMIINRVWCSKKRRNEEEPLGEPAQSRAVSNVYNNLALEEDSEKEQNVRKENKTTSL; encoded by the exons ATGTCTCCTCTCCGCGCTCCTCTGTTCTTCCTGCTCTTCATCGCCGCCTCGCAGGCCCAGGACG GCGCAGTGCAGGGCACCACAACGGGCTCCAGGACGCTGcagccctggctggtggggctgACGGCCGTCATGGTCTTCCTCTTCGTCGTCGTCGTGCTGATGATCATCAACAGAGTCTGGTGCTCCAAGAAGCGCAG GAATGAGGAGGAGCCGCTGGGAGAACCTGCCCAATCCAG GGCGGTCTCAAACGTCTACAACAACCTAGCGCTGGAGGAGGACAGCGAGAAGGAGCAGAACGTGAGGAAGGAGAATAAAACGACCTCCCTGTGA
- the SMIM24 gene encoding small integral membrane protein 24 isoform X1, which produces MSPLRAPLFFLLFIAASQAQDGAVQGTTTGSRTLQPWLVGLTAVMVFLFVVVVLMIINRVWCSKKRRNEEEPLGEPAQSSRAVSNVYNNLALEEDSEKEQNVRKENKTTSL; this is translated from the exons ATGTCTCCTCTCCGCGCTCCTCTGTTCTTCCTGCTCTTCATCGCCGCCTCGCAGGCCCAGGACG GCGCAGTGCAGGGCACCACAACGGGCTCCAGGACGCTGcagccctggctggtggggctgACGGCCGTCATGGTCTTCCTCTTCGTCGTCGTCGTGCTGATGATCATCAACAGAGTCTGGTGCTCCAAGAAGCGCAG GAATGAGGAGGAGCCGCTGGGAGAACCTGCCCAATCCAG CAGGGCGGTCTCAAACGTCTACAACAACCTAGCGCTGGAGGAGGACAGCGAGAAGGAGCAGAACGTGAGGAAGGAGAATAAAACGACCTCCCTGTGA